AAGTCGGCGTCGAGGGGGTCGTGATCAAGAGCGGCCGCTTCAAGGATGTCGGCTCGCCGTTGCGCAAAATGAGCGACGAGGAGCGGAAGCTGCTCCAGTCGGTCATGGACGACGTGCATCATCAGTTCATCCAGGCGGTCGCCGACGGACGTTCGTTGGAACTTTCCGAGGTCGAGCCCTTGGCCGATGGGCGGATCTTCACCGGGCGGCAGGCGAAGGAAGCCCGGTTGGTGGATGAGCTGGGCGATCTGGAAGATGCCATCCGCATTGCGGCGGAAGTCGCCGGCATCGAAGGAGAGCCCAAGGTGGTGGAACCCCGCAAACGCTTTTCCGTTCGTGACATGTTGGAATCACGCTGGTCGAACCTTTTTCCGAAACTCGATCTCCCGACCGGTGTGAATCTCAAATACTTGATGGCGTTCTGATTGATCAGGACGAACTCATGAATCACCAGGAAACCAGCGGCAGTTCACCGGCCCCACCCACCAAGAGAGGGACTATGACGAAAGCGCAGATTATCGAGCGGGTATCCGAGCAAGTGACGACGTTGACCAAGCGGCAGGCCGAAATCGTGGTCAACACCATCTTCGATTGCATCCGGGATTCGCTCCGCAACGGGGACAAGACAGAGATTCGCGGATTCGGCAGCTTTCGCCTCAGGGCGAGACGCATGAAGGAAGGCCGCAACCCCAAGACCGGCGCCACCGTGGCGGTGCCGGCGAAGCGTGTGCCGTTTTTTAAGGCGGGCAAGGAACTCAAAGAACTGCTGAACAAGTAACAGGAGTACCACCGTGGCGGAATCAACAGACACCACAGCTCAAGATATTCGGTGGAGCGACGGCGCGCTCAAACGCATGGAGCGTGCGCCCATATTCTTGCGGGGCATGGTCCGGCGCCTCGCCGAGAAGAAGGCACGCGAGTTGGGCTACGGTGAGATTACCGAAGAGATTCTCGACCGCTTCAAGAGTCAGATGATGGGCGGAATGGGCGGCGAGGCCGGCATGGCGGCGGCCGCAGAGGAGATGGCTTCCGGGCACCTGCCCTGGACGGCGGCGGCGCGCGAGCGATTGAACGGTGTGCCCGAGTTCATGCGGGGCATGATCAGGCAGATCGCGGAGGAGATTGCGCGCAAGGGCGGCCATATGGAAGTGAACATCGACCTCTTTGAGCGGGTCGAATCCATGGGGGAACTTCAGGAGCAGGCGGCCCAACCACTCGAATGGACCGACGGTGCGCTGGCTCTGCTCCGGCAGAAAATCAAGGACTCTCCGCCTATCGCGCTGGAATTCGTGACGGACATGATCAAACACGATACCGAAGAGGCTGCTCGCGAGAAGGGTTTGACTCGGATCGATGAAACGAACGTCCGCGAGTTGTGGGATGCACCCCAGGAACGCGTGGCATGGAGCGATGAGGCTTGGAAACGGCTGCAAACCTCGCCGGATTTTGTCCGGAGCGGAATTCGCAAGGCGGCCGAGCGGCGCGCACGCAAGCTGGGTCTCAAGGAAATCGACTCCGATTCCCTGACTACCTTTAGAAATCAGGCCATGATGAAGGCCGTGAAACGCATCCGCTCCTTCGGCTACAACGAGTTGACCTTCGATGCGTTCGACACGGCCCTGCAAAAGACCAAGCGCCTTCAAGGAAATGACCAGGCTGAAATGCGCCTAAAAGAAATTCGCGCGCATTTCGCCGATCCGGATACCAAGAAACCGGAAGGCGGCACGCTCGGCGCGGAATTGATGGGACGATTCAGGAAGTTTCTTAAAGGCGAAGGCTCATTGTAGCCGCCATGCTCAACTGCTAGGCCGGACAGGTGCCGGCTCGCAACGAACCGGCACCGCACCGCACTCAACCTCCTCCAATCTTTGCTGCCAGTACCAAGGCTGCTTAGTCAGATCGCTCCCTCCGAGCTGCCCTGTTTCACCTGGAACTAGAGCCGTTTCCCTCTCTTGTCCGCTTGATTCGACTCAGGTAGGCAGAACCACGCATTTTGAGTATCGGGCGCACCCACCAACCAGACTGCGCCCATGAAGGAATCATGGCCGTGCGGGCTGAAGATACTTGCGCCCTCCGGTGAATTCGTCACGCTGTCTCTACTGTAACAAACTCCCATCCGGTCTCACGTGAGCGAGGAGGCTGGGTGTGCGTGTGATGAGTGGATGCGCTGAGGTGATTGCAAGCTGCCATGGCTCCAGACAACGTGACCTCTTGCGGCGTGGGCAGGCGGCAAGTCCTTTTCCATGAGGTTGTGAATCAACCTCCCGTACCGGATGCCATACGGGCCGAGTATTCCATGCCCCGGGGCGGCCTTGCTGCGTCTGCCTCCTCATGTGTGTGCTGCTCCTCGTCACCTTCACGAGGATGAACGGCCACGCAGCCAATCGAGAACCGCCATCATCGGATCCGGATCTTCCGGTGGTGCTCGTGCCCGGGTACCTGACTCCGATGGCCCATGAAGCCGCACTGGCTTCGAACGTCAAAGAGATCGTCTATAGGCCGACGATGTTGCAGGAATTGGAGCCTATGGTGACGCGGCTGATTTCAAAGATCAGCCAGAAGCAGGATGCAAGCGACGCGTCCACCCGCATGGCCGGTCGCCTGCGGGTGGTTACGCTGGTGTATCGCAACGGAAAAGCAGAACGGTCGGTGTTAGTGCGCGGTGCCGATGGCATCCGGCCAGAATTTGTGCCGGATCTGCGGAAGCGGCTCGTTATCGAAGTTGGGGACGTCGTAGAGGCAGCGGTCGATGGTGGCCACTTCCTCTTCGGTCAATTCCAGATCGATCTCTTTTTTCCAGAATTGGTCCAACGCCAGGTAATCATTTGTTTGCGGCCGTTCGGCCAGCAAGGCTTGCATCTTTTTGAATCCCTCGGTGTCGACACCGGGAACCCGTCCCTTATTGCGATCATGGCACCACTTCAGGACCTCAGCGATCCCGTACATGGTCAACGGGATGTGGACTTTCTTGCTCATGGGTACCTCCTCAAACGTGCGCGCATTGTAGCTCAGGGTTACGCGACTTTTCAAAGGGCCGAAAGGCCTAGGCGAAGGCGGCCCGTTCGAGCGATCTGGTCCCTCGCGTAGGTCTCGAAAGATCCGGACCTTCGTTGCGAACCCTGATGGGTGTCTGTATACTCCGCCACTTGCGAGGGATCCGATTCGGCGAAGCATGGACTTGGCCGGGATGTCCTATATTGCTCCTCGAGATGGCTATGATCCGCAGCCTGGGCGGTACCAGGTTTCGACTGCCCGGATGGGCAGGTCCGGCGTTGGTGGTTTCCTGCGCCATCTTCCTAGGCTCATGCTCAAAGTCCGATCCCTTCACTCCGCCTGACCCGTTTTATTATTTCGCGTCCTACAACGTCGGGAAGAATCCGACGACGGTGACGCCGGCCGATTTCAACCGCGACCAGATTATCGATCTCATCACGACCAACATTTCCAGCAGTAGCCTCTCAATTCTGTTCGGCAACGGGGACGGGACCTTTCAGGAACAGGTCCAGATTCGGGTCTGTCAGGAACCTCGGTCCCTGGCCGTGAATGACTTCAACGGAGATCAACAGCTCGATCTCGTGTTGGCCTGTTCCGGGAGCGACCAGGTGTCGATCCTGCTCGGCCGTCCCAACGGGAAATTTGAGGAGGGCGCGCAATATCCGGTCCACCGGGCACCGATCTCCGTGGCAAGCGAGGACCTGAACGGGGACGGTCATCCTGATCTGGCCGTGGCGTTGAGAAATGACAAGATCAAGATGTTCCTGGGTACTGGCACCGGGGAGTTTCGGCCTGGCGTGCAATATGAGTACGGTGATACGCCCACGTCTGTGGCCCTGAAGGACCTAAATGGCGACGGGAAAGTCGACCTGATCGTCACCAACGGGGGGCCCATGTCGAGCGCGGTGTCGGTGTGGATCGGTAACGGGGATGGAACATTTCGCGAACCGAAAGACTATAAGACGGGAAAGCGCCCGCTCGGGGTCAGCTTCGCGGATTTCAACAACGACCGGGTGCTCGACCTGTTGGTAATCAACGGGGACCGGGACACGTTCACCACTTTTCTCGGGAACGGGGACGGAACGTTTCAGTCGGGACAGGATTCCGGCGCCGATGCGAGTCCTAACTTCGGACTCGCGCACGATTTCGATGGCGACCATCGGGCCGATGTGGCCATCGTCAACTTGCAGTCCAATGACATTTCCATATTGTTCGGACGTGGGGACGGAACCTTCTACTATCCGCCGCGAAACTATCGTACGCTTCCCGGTCCCTTTGCCGTTGCCAGCTATCGGGTGACGGAGCAGAGCGATGACGAGCCGGGTCTGGTGACGGCCGATAACGGCGCGGGTAGTGTGTCGGTGTTTTTGCATCGTGGACGCAAGGCTCGTCCGGCAGATGCTTCCTCGGCCCATTGAGCGTCAGACGTGTTCAGAAAAGCGTTGCCCGACACGCATAGACGGCGCCTTTGCTTGACACCTCGTCGGGGCTCGGCTAGAGTTCGAACAGGCTGCCGGAGTAGGCATTCTGCCGATTTCGACTGCCGCTCCGTGGGGTCTCGTGCGATCGTTCTTGTGGTGGTTTTGGATGGGCTGCCTGATGACGCTGGCAGTCTTGATGGTTCAAGGCGGGGTGCGCGACCTGCTCTCGGGGACCAACCCGACGGGCGGGGGAAGCGGGGCGTACCTCTCATTTGGGACCACGATCTTCGGGGGTGGGCTGTTGGCCGGATGCCTTGCCCTCATCCTCAATCGTCTCCGCTGATCCGAGGGATGCCATGGTCGCCGGCTCGGCCTGTGCCGTATGCGGATAAGGACGGATCCTGCCGGTCGGAAGGAATGCCGAGCGCGCCATGCATTGTCTCAAGTGCAAAGGATTCATGATGGTGGAGCGCCACTATACCCTCATGAATCGTCGTCTCTATGCCCGCTGCCTCAACTGCGGGTTTTGGATCGACCTGGCCGATCTGCTGCGGTTCTTCCACAAGGTGCTGGACAGCTCCGTGCGCGGCACCAAAATTCGCGAAACCTACACATTATGACGCTCGGTCCAGCCGAACGAGTCGGGAGATCCAGCAGATGCGCTCTCTGATGTCGCTCCGCTCCCTGTTGTCCGTCGCCTGCCTGACAAGTTGGTTCCTCCTCTCGCCAGCCATGACCAGTCCGATATTGGCGATCGAGTCAGAGGTCGATGACGAGGTAATCACGGTTCCCTATGAGCCGCCGACGGCGCGTCAGGCGCACCATGCCTTGCGCTGGCGCCAGGTCCCCGCGCACAGCATTCTGCTGAAAGAATTGCGCACGGGGCAAACGCTGTATCAGTTTGAAAGTGAAAAGAAGGTGGCGCCCGCCAGCCTGACCAAGATCATGTCCGCGTTGGTGATTCTCGAATACGGCCACCTGGACGATGAAGTGACGGTCAGTCCAAAAGCGGCCCGCGCGCCCAAGACCCATCTGCGGCTGCGCACGGGACAGATCTTCCGCCTGGAGGATCTGCTCAAGGCGATGTTGATCGTGTCGGCGAATGATGCCTGTTTGGCGGCTGTCGAGCACGTGGGCGGGGATGAGCCCCGCTTCGTGGATCTGATGAATGCAAAGGCGGCAGCGCTCGGGTTGGCAAACACGCATTTCCATAACGGATGCGGCTTTGATGCCCCCGACCACTATTCAACGGCGGAAGATCTCGCCAAGCTCAGCGAGATCGCTTTGCGAGATCCCGTTTTCCGTGATCTGGTACGGGAAGAGCGCGAAATTATCATGCCGATCAACGAGCATCGGGCCTATGTGCTGCGGACGACAAATCGGTTGCTCGGCCGCATCCCCGGTGTGGAAGGCGTCAAGACCGGGTTCACTTCACGGGCCGGCCGATGTCTGATTGCCAAAGTCTCACAGGACGGCAGCGATTTGCTGATCGTGATCCTGAACTCCAAGCGCCGTTGGAACACGGCCACCAGCCTCATCAACTACGGTCTCCGGCTGAGCCAGGGCCGCACCGAATTCCTTCGCTAATCCAGCGCGACTGAGAGCAAAGACAACCCCGACGGGGGGAGGTGTGCCTCCGTCAGGGGAATGGTGGGGTTGTAGTAAGACCTGGTGAAGCGTGACGTGAAGGA
This region of Nitrospiraceae bacterium genomic DNA includes:
- a CDS encoding PCP reductase family protein, whose product is MAESTDTTAQDIRWSDGALKRMERAPIFLRGMVRRLAEKKARELGYGEITEEILDRFKSQMMGGMGGEAGMAAAAEEMASGHLPWTAAARERLNGVPEFMRGMIRQIAEEIARKGGHMEVNIDLFERVESMGELQEQAAQPLEWTDGALALLRQKIKDSPPIALEFVTDMIKHDTEEAAREKGLTRIDETNVRELWDAPQERVAWSDEAWKRLQTSPDFVRSGIRKAAERRARKLGLKEIDSDSLTTFRNQAMMKAVKRIRSFGYNELTFDAFDTALQKTKRLQGNDQAEMRLKEIRAHFADPDTKKPEGGTLGAELMGRFRKFLKGEGSL
- a CDS encoding VCBS repeat-containing protein: MIRSLGGTRFRLPGWAGPALVVSCAIFLGSCSKSDPFTPPDPFYYFASYNVGKNPTTVTPADFNRDQIIDLITTNISSSSLSILFGNGDGTFQEQVQIRVCQEPRSLAVNDFNGDQQLDLVLACSGSDQVSILLGRPNGKFEEGAQYPVHRAPISVASEDLNGDGHPDLAVALRNDKIKMFLGTGTGEFRPGVQYEYGDTPTSVALKDLNGDGKVDLIVTNGGPMSSAVSVWIGNGDGTFREPKDYKTGKRPLGVSFADFNNDRVLDLLVINGDRDTFTTFLGNGDGTFQSGQDSGADASPNFGLAHDFDGDHRADVAIVNLQSNDISILFGRGDGTFYYPPRNYRTLPGPFAVASYRVTEQSDDEPGLVTADNGAGSVSVFLHRGRKARPADASSAH
- a CDS encoding D-alanyl-D-alanine carboxypeptidase gives rise to the protein MRSLMSLRSLLSVACLTSWFLLSPAMTSPILAIESEVDDEVITVPYEPPTARQAHHALRWRQVPAHSILLKELRTGQTLYQFESEKKVAPASLTKIMSALVILEYGHLDDEVTVSPKAARAPKTHLRLRTGQIFRLEDLLKAMLIVSANDACLAAVEHVGGDEPRFVDLMNAKAAALGLANTHFHNGCGFDAPDHYSTAEDLAKLSEIALRDPVFRDLVREEREIIMPINEHRAYVLRTTNRLLGRIPGVEGVKTGFTSRAGRCLIAKVSQDGSDLLIVILNSKRRWNTATSLINYGLRLSQGRTEFLR
- a CDS encoding integration host factor subunit beta; this encodes MNHQETSGSSPAPPTKRGTMTKAQIIERVSEQVTTLTKRQAEIVVNTIFDCIRDSLRNGDKTEIRGFGSFRLRARRMKEGRNPKTGATVAVPAKRVPFFKAGKELKELLNK